A genomic region of Rhodohalobacter sp. SW132 contains the following coding sequences:
- a CDS encoding metal-dependent transcriptional regulator: MSRSQSVEDYLKAIYKLELNLDGKGVPTSELAREMGVANASVTNMVKRLSELGMATHQSYYGTKLTESGKKIALEMIRHHRLLELYLAEMLGYSWDQVHDEAEKLEHHISEQFEDRISELLDDPKFDPHGDPIPSKDGKIPRLGLKPLSEINESTKIIVKRVKNQDPELLRYLHTYGLTPGSNVKVIKKEPFDGPLELLVDGKTVTLGHNIAEDILVVYPGESKNQPQAV; this comes from the coding sequence ATGAGCAGAAGTCAGTCCGTAGAAGACTACCTCAAAGCGATTTACAAACTTGAACTAAACCTCGATGGCAAGGGCGTACCCACGTCTGAACTTGCCCGTGAGATGGGTGTGGCCAATGCCTCGGTAACCAATATGGTAAAGCGATTGTCAGAACTTGGAATGGCAACGCATCAATCCTATTACGGCACCAAGCTAACCGAATCAGGTAAAAAAATCGCTCTCGAAATGATTCGGCATCACCGCCTGCTTGAGCTTTACCTTGCAGAGATGCTTGGTTACTCCTGGGATCAGGTGCATGACGAGGCTGAAAAACTGGAGCATCACATCTCGGAACAGTTCGAGGATAGAATTTCTGAACTTCTGGACGACCCGAAGTTTGACCCGCACGGTGATCCTATCCCTTCTAAAGATGGAAAAATTCCGAGGCTTGGACTCAAACCGCTGTCCGAAATTAATGAGAGTACAAAAATTATCGTCAAAAGGGTGAAAAATCAGGATCCTGAACTGCTCCGTTATCTTCATACGTACGGCCTGACCCCGGGATCAAACGTCAAGGTAATAAAAAAAGAGCCGTTCGATGGTCCTCTTGAATTACTTGTGGATGGGAAAACGGTTACACTTGGTCATAATATTGCAGAAGATATACTTGTTGTATACCCCGGCGAAAGTAAAAATCAACCTCAGGCAGTGTGA
- a CDS encoding thioredoxin fold domain-containing protein: protein MKHKIIFLIAVAGFLLYSVSASAQSLNPTELDRALEYAGQNDKKVLIDVYAEWCPYCERMHNEVYTESGVIEAVNEHYYLVKINIESEELVNYLGNEMSEREFSAMLNSSSLPTTFFMNPDGDLLGMQPGLLPADVFEDLLYFVGTNAFESNTFEEYRNRN from the coding sequence ATGAAACATAAAATTATCTTTTTGATTGCAGTTGCAGGCTTTCTGCTGTATTCAGTTTCGGCATCTGCCCAATCCCTGAACCCCACCGAACTCGACAGAGCTCTCGAATATGCGGGGCAGAATGACAAAAAAGTTCTGATCGATGTCTATGCCGAATGGTGTCCCTACTGTGAACGAATGCACAACGAAGTTTACACAGAATCAGGTGTAATTGAAGCGGTGAACGAACACTACTACTTAGTGAAGATCAATATCGAATCGGAAGAATTGGTAAACTATCTCGGCAATGAAATGTCTGAGCGGGAATTTTCAGCTATGCTGAACAGCTCAAGTCTGCCAACTACATTCTTCATGAATCCGGATGGGGATCTGCTCGGAATGCAGCCGGGGTTACTTCCTGCCGATGTTTTCGAAGATCTGCTGTATTTCGTTGGAACAAATGCATTTGAATCGAATACTTTCGAGGAGTACAGAAACCGGAATTAG
- a CDS encoding PP2C family protein-serine/threonine phosphatase, whose protein sequence is MLETDTAKRDITLVVIGLLAAGFFYWFYGSVHPLGTADGSLGEDTAQSISSQELTRLGYATASDALTTFRTNNSVLEARQRNPADDSIIVRLQDRQSYFVAPAFYWHSQQVLTADERSRALMGGDAVDSTVEVVLSESGEFIALYNSEAIFPSRVMELPFLEEIFPEHAGQLQSYRTDSNIFDQFHFQINSSRNGLGTSENQFVLSREDVIRLAEYHLDETVWPLDYFSLSDIESIVYHGVDLARVEYTGGDSDQIVLAMEMLPTGALLSLSYNFTTDENESAISDIRIGTVTTVALLFAIWVLVLLFVRIRLRLIDTKLAVLIAVLAGFLLPLVGLLEWIYSIFFTFDEFTLQTIFWDLFQFGFLASLGSLFFFTTTAVGDSITRDNWLEKLRTFDLIRLGKVYNRPVGLMVIRGVAWSYIMIILFGFIFYMMPDGYLNVSEQFRSDRTILPSVSVLIINLLLFLFITQALLLILVGKLRAFTKKGIWIVLLVGTVSAVIGFLPVNIGPWYVDMTVGGLVGLAIGWIYLKEDYLTILLALILLGMHLMSASGWVMATSPDSSVFYVSLLFTVILIGIGAYGLYRGQPIDQLPEYVPDYINDLKKDERVKQELQIARKVQQSFLPETMPVGNGMEFAAICKPAYETGGDYYDFIGIDDDKHAITIGDVSGKGIEAAFYMTFTKGVLHALCSSSGSTVDILAKINELFLKNARKGTFISLIFGVIDTTRNTFRFSRGGHNPILHFSAEEGVLKEHRPPGIGLGMAPDGIFRKNMQETEISLKSGDLIVLFTDGVVEATNARGKFYGDKRLHGVIKRHSRRSAEEILNAIAADLYKFAEGSDPHDDMTAIVIKKQ, encoded by the coding sequence ATGCTGGAAACGGACACGGCAAAAAGAGATATCACCCTTGTGGTGATCGGGCTTCTGGCTGCCGGTTTTTTTTATTGGTTTTACGGCTCTGTTCACCCGCTTGGGACGGCTGACGGCTCGCTGGGGGAGGATACTGCTCAATCGATCTCTTCACAAGAACTTACAAGGCTTGGTTACGCAACGGCGTCTGATGCACTTACAACATTCAGAACTAATAATTCGGTTCTTGAGGCCCGGCAGCGAAATCCTGCAGATGACAGTATTATTGTGCGATTACAAGATAGACAATCTTATTTTGTAGCTCCGGCTTTCTATTGGCACTCTCAGCAGGTTTTAACCGCAGATGAGCGGTCTCGCGCTTTAATGGGGGGTGATGCAGTTGACAGCACAGTTGAAGTTGTGCTTTCTGAATCTGGGGAATTTATAGCTCTTTATAACAGCGAAGCCATATTTCCATCAAGAGTGATGGAGCTTCCATTTCTGGAAGAAATATTTCCTGAACACGCCGGACAGCTGCAGTCTTATCGAACAGATAGCAACATATTTGATCAGTTCCATTTTCAAATAAACAGCTCAAGAAATGGATTGGGAACAAGTGAGAATCAATTTGTACTCTCACGGGAGGATGTCATCCGGCTTGCTGAGTATCATCTTGATGAAACGGTATGGCCGCTTGACTATTTTTCGTTAAGCGATATCGAATCGATTGTGTATCACGGTGTGGATCTTGCGCGTGTTGAATATACAGGTGGAGATTCTGATCAGATTGTGCTCGCGATGGAGATGCTGCCAACCGGAGCGCTGCTCAGTTTGAGCTACAATTTCACAACGGATGAAAATGAGAGCGCAATTTCCGACATCCGGATCGGAACTGTAACAACAGTCGCGCTTCTTTTTGCTATCTGGGTTCTCGTACTTCTTTTTGTGCGTATTCGCCTGAGGCTTATTGATACGAAACTTGCCGTGCTTATTGCTGTACTTGCAGGTTTTTTACTTCCGCTCGTGGGGCTGCTGGAGTGGATTTATAGTATCTTTTTTACTTTTGATGAGTTTACTCTGCAAACTATTTTCTGGGATCTTTTCCAATTTGGTTTCCTTGCTTCACTCGGTTCACTTTTCTTTTTCACAACAACTGCTGTTGGCGATTCCATCACGCGGGATAACTGGCTGGAAAAATTGAGAACTTTTGACCTGATCCGGCTTGGTAAAGTATACAACCGCCCGGTAGGATTAATGGTCATTCGGGGAGTAGCGTGGTCGTACATTATGATCATTCTATTCGGTTTCATTTTTTACATGATGCCGGATGGATATTTAAATGTGTCCGAACAGTTTCGATCAGATCGTACCATACTGCCGTCCGTTTCAGTACTGATTATCAATCTTCTTCTTTTCCTGTTTATCACCCAGGCTCTGCTTCTGATTCTTGTGGGGAAACTCCGCGCGTTCACAAAAAAAGGCATCTGGATTGTGCTGCTGGTTGGTACTGTTTCTGCTGTGATCGGATTTCTGCCGGTAAATATCGGTCCGTGGTATGTAGATATGACGGTTGGGGGGCTGGTCGGCCTGGCGATCGGGTGGATCTATTTAAAAGAAGATTATCTCACCATTTTACTTGCACTCATTTTACTTGGTATGCACCTGATGAGTGCCTCGGGGTGGGTTATGGCAACTTCACCTGACAGCTCGGTTTTTTATGTATCGCTATTGTTTACAGTAATACTGATCGGCATTGGTGCATATGGCCTCTACAGAGGACAGCCAATCGATCAGCTGCCGGAGTATGTCCCCGATTACATCAATGATTTAAAGAAAGATGAACGGGTAAAGCAGGAGCTTCAAATTGCCAGAAAAGTACAACAGTCGTTCCTGCCTGAAACAATGCCTGTAGGAAACGGAATGGAGTTTGCCGCGATCTGTAAACCTGCATACGAAACCGGGGGTGATTATTACGATTTTATCGGTATTGATGATGATAAACACGCGATTACTATCGGGGATGTGAGCGGCAAGGGAATCGAAGCAGCTTTTTATATGACCTTTACCAAAGGTGTGCTCCATGCACTCTGTAGCAGCTCCGGCTCAACAGTAGATATCCTTGCAAAAATTAATGAGCTCTTCCTGAAGAATGCAAGGAAGGGAACGTTTATCTCACTCATATTTGGTGTGATCGATACAACCCGCAACACCTTTCGTTTTTCGAGAGGGGGGCATAATCCCATTCTGCACTTTTCTGCTGAGGAAGGCGTTCTGAAGGAGCATCGTCCGCCGGGAATCGGACTTGGAATGGCACCGGACGGCATTTTCAGGAAAAACATGCAAGAAACAGAAATCTCTCTGAAATCGGGGGATCTCATTGTGCTGTTCACCGATGGAGTGGTGGAGGCTACCAATGCCCGCGGAAAGTTCTACGGTGATAAACGGCTGCATGGTGTGATTAAACGTCACTCCAGGCGAAGTGCTGAGGAAATTCTTAACGCAATTGCCGCTGATCTGTATAAATTTGCCGAGGGTTCCGATCCACACGATGATATGACGGCGATCGTTATAAAGAAGCAGTAA
- a CDS encoding NRDE family protein, producing the protein MCLIVFSYKNHPRYPLILAGNRDEFYERPTQKAHFWENEPTILAGKDLKAGGTWLGLSKRGTLAALTNYRDFKTARESHQSRGILIPRFLTNDENPESTLQRFLQQREDFDGYNLLAGSVSRLYYLTNIRGIYHPIEPGIHGLSNAFLDTPWPKVEHAKAMFRESISSEEPDKEAIFRMLKNDKKYPAAHLPDTGLSPEMERAVSPLFIRTSDYGTRCSTLLMVDTNHNVTFIERTYPSGREENMSEVRYEFKAEPGE; encoded by the coding sequence ATGTGCCTGATTGTTTTTAGTTATAAAAATCATCCCAGATACCCCTTAATTTTAGCGGGAAACCGTGATGAATTTTACGAAAGACCCACTCAAAAAGCTCATTTCTGGGAGAATGAGCCAACTATCCTTGCAGGTAAAGATCTGAAAGCAGGCGGAACCTGGCTGGGACTATCAAAACGCGGAACACTTGCGGCGTTGACAAACTACAGAGATTTTAAAACTGCGCGGGAAAGCCATCAGTCCAGGGGGATTTTAATTCCCAGATTTTTGACAAATGATGAAAATCCGGAATCAACACTTCAGCGATTCCTTCAGCAAAGAGAGGATTTTGACGGATACAACCTGCTTGCCGGTTCTGTCAGCCGCCTCTATTACCTAACCAACATCCGCGGCATTTATCATCCTATAGAACCGGGAATTCACGGGCTGAGCAATGCATTCCTGGATACGCCCTGGCCTAAAGTAGAACATGCTAAGGCGATGTTCCGCGAGAGTATAAGCAGCGAAGAACCGGACAAAGAAGCGATCTTTAGAATGTTGAAAAATGATAAAAAATATCCTGCTGCTCACCTTCCGGATACAGGACTTTCGCCCGAAATGGAGAGAGCGGTATCCCCTCTATTTATTCGAACAAGTGATTACGGAACACGCTGTTCTACACTTCTTATGGTGGATACCAACCACAATGTCACTTTTATTGAGCGGACCTATCCTTCTGGCAGAGAAGAAAACATGTCTGAGGTAAGGTATGAGTTCAAAGCTGAACCCGGTGAATGA
- a CDS encoding M48 family metallopeptidase: MNRLYSILITVVLLLTLSEKSQSQTPVLIHDESFQNGAVEAIDSLYNRNTEAAHQIMQPWRDRHPDHPIWSMWEAMELWWQVLEDLYDHSLDDQLMEMMQRSEYEAGRLLNRERNHPDALIIRALANGYIARHYANRDSWITSVRTARRAYVSYEQLMEVEPDFIDNEFVRGMVLYYAAYIPDEYPVVRAVSWFLPDGDRKEGLNKIDIAASDGIFSRPEASYFMGNILLNYEKRYAAAMIYLSRLVEDYPNNSYYRRLYVRTLANQNRNNEVLEAVESAISEWKEKNNPREDILLEELRFWEGRALYRMNRFEEALEAFNKSIEYGYNLPNRSERLYYSVANYYAGLTSEALQQRDNARSYYTVTVDQNVEGNFKSRARERLREL; encoded by the coding sequence ATGAACCGTTTGTACTCCATTCTGATTACCGTAGTTCTGCTGCTGACTCTTTCGGAAAAGTCACAGTCCCAGACTCCCGTGCTGATACACGATGAATCATTCCAGAACGGTGCAGTGGAAGCAATAGACTCGCTGTACAACCGGAACACCGAGGCGGCACACCAAATCATGCAGCCGTGGAGAGACAGGCATCCTGATCACCCGATCTGGTCAATGTGGGAAGCCATGGAGCTGTGGTGGCAGGTACTCGAAGATCTTTACGACCACTCGCTGGATGACCAGTTAATGGAGATGATGCAGAGAAGCGAGTATGAAGCCGGGCGGCTGCTCAATCGTGAACGAAATCATCCCGATGCGCTGATAATCCGGGCGCTTGCCAACGGTTACATCGCCCGACATTATGCAAACCGGGACAGCTGGATTACGAGTGTACGAACAGCCCGGAGAGCCTATGTATCCTACGAACAGCTTATGGAGGTTGAGCCCGATTTTATCGATAATGAATTTGTTCGCGGGATGGTGTTGTATTATGCAGCCTACATTCCTGATGAATACCCGGTGGTACGGGCGGTATCGTGGTTTTTACCGGATGGTGACCGGAAAGAGGGGTTAAATAAAATCGATATAGCAGCATCAGACGGAATCTTTTCGCGACCGGAGGCTTCTTATTTTATGGGTAATATTTTACTGAATTATGAGAAGCGTTACGCTGCTGCCATGATTTACCTCAGCAGGCTGGTTGAGGATTATCCGAATAATAGCTATTACCGGAGGCTCTACGTGCGAACGCTTGCCAATCAAAACCGGAATAATGAGGTGCTTGAAGCCGTAGAGAGTGCGATCAGCGAATGGAAAGAAAAGAATAACCCGCGGGAAGATATTCTGCTCGAAGAACTTCGGTTCTGGGAAGGAAGGGCGCTTTACAGGATGAATCGGTTCGAAGAGGCGCTCGAAGCGTTCAATAAATCTATAGAATACGGCTACAACCTTCCAAATCGATCCGAGAGGCTTTACTACAGTGTTGCCAACTACTACGCCGGCCTCACATCAGAAGCCCTTCAGCAGCGCGATAACGCGCGCAGCTACTATACCGTTACGGTTGATCAAAATGTTGAGGGCAATTTTAAGTCGAGGGCCAGAGAACGTCTTCGTGAATTATAA
- a CDS encoding S9 family peptidase, whose product MQYSSVKKESGSVPSVENLPIHYDLYSPVTTQSRSFPVILFLHGFKGFKDWGAFPDACETIARQGFCVVSFNLSKNGVGENMLEFDEPELFRKQTLTSDLEDVGSVIKHLKKGQLKSEQVTMNTDKIGLIGHSRGGHTAVAAAAEFTEVQCLVTWSAVADYNKRWSDEMISDWESQGFTDIVNGRTGQTFPVDKIVYDDARENSDRLMAIKRVKELHIPVLFAAGKDDESVPVKDSKKLFRACPSDDKELLIIENTGHTFGVSHPFEDENLPEPFEDLLESTETWFIQHLR is encoded by the coding sequence ATGCAATATAGCAGCGTAAAAAAAGAATCCGGATCTGTACCTTCTGTAGAAAATCTTCCGATCCATTATGACCTCTATTCACCGGTAACCACCCAAAGCCGATCATTTCCTGTAATTTTATTCCTTCATGGGTTCAAAGGATTTAAAGACTGGGGAGCCTTTCCCGATGCATGCGAAACTATTGCAAGACAAGGATTTTGCGTAGTTTCCTTTAATTTGTCTAAGAATGGTGTCGGCGAGAATATGCTTGAGTTTGATGAGCCGGAACTCTTTCGAAAACAAACTCTCACTTCAGACCTGGAGGATGTTGGCAGCGTAATCAAGCATCTGAAAAAGGGGCAGTTGAAAAGTGAGCAGGTGACGATGAATACTGACAAAATCGGGTTGATCGGACATTCCCGGGGTGGACATACTGCAGTTGCCGCAGCAGCTGAATTTACCGAAGTGCAATGCCTGGTTACCTGGTCTGCAGTTGCGGACTATAACAAACGATGGAGTGATGAGATGATCAGTGACTGGGAAAGCCAGGGATTCACGGATATCGTTAACGGCAGAACCGGACAGACCTTTCCGGTTGACAAGATTGTTTATGATGATGCCCGTGAAAACAGCGACAGATTAATGGCTATTAAGCGCGTAAAAGAACTTCATATTCCGGTACTTTTTGCTGCAGGCAAGGATGATGAATCTGTACCGGTTAAAGATTCAAAAAAACTTTTCCGGGCTTGTCCTTCCGATGATAAAGAGTTACTGATAATTGAAAATACCGGACATACGTTTGGCGTTTCTCATCCGTTCGAAGATGAGAATTTACCAGAACCGTTTGAGGATCTGCTTGAATCCACTGAAACATGGTTCATTCAGCACCTTAGGTAG
- a CDS encoding pseudouridine synthase: MTDKKKRPSRPSSSSEKEDSFSKKKRRPSGKKKSGVSRQSRRSEGSMKAPKTAPQKQNIAEEMRINKYIAHAGLCSRRDADEYVSAGKVKVNGKTVTELGTKVKKTDSIVVDGQTLTLEPFTYILLNKNSGTITTTDDERDRNTVMDTIEDATGHRVYPVGRLDRKTMGLLLLTNDGDLAHRLMHPSYKVRKIYLVQPNRVLTEEEIIRLREGVDLEDGFAKPDSVVRDKIRGDSIIITVFEGRNHLIRRMVDYIGADVKNLKRIEYAGLQEKDLNVGRWRYLRKDEINNLRKLVKLDTLDFNQPE, from the coding sequence ATGACCGATAAGAAAAAAAGACCAAGCCGACCTTCATCTTCCAGCGAAAAAGAAGATTCGTTTTCTAAAAAGAAACGTCGTCCATCGGGTAAAAAGAAATCCGGAGTAAGCCGCCAGTCCCGCCGTTCTGAAGGCTCGATGAAGGCTCCTAAAACCGCTCCTCAAAAACAAAACATTGCAGAGGAGATGAGAATCAATAAATATATTGCTCACGCGGGGTTGTGTTCACGCAGGGATGCGGATGAATACGTATCGGCCGGAAAGGTAAAAGTGAATGGAAAAACGGTGACAGAGCTGGGTACAAAAGTTAAGAAAACCGATTCAATTGTAGTCGACGGTCAAACATTAACCCTTGAGCCGTTTACCTACATTCTGCTTAATAAAAATTCCGGAACCATTACCACTACCGATGATGAGCGCGACAGAAACACGGTGATGGATACCATTGAAGATGCCACTGGTCATCGGGTGTATCCTGTTGGCCGGCTCGATAGAAAGACTATGGGGCTGCTGCTGCTCACAAATGATGGTGATCTTGCCCATCGCCTGATGCACCCCAGTTACAAGGTGCGGAAAATCTACCTCGTTCAGCCAAACCGCGTACTCACAGAAGAGGAAATTATCAGGCTGCGGGAAGGAGTGGACCTGGAGGATGGGTTTGCCAAACCGGATTCCGTAGTTCGGGATAAAATTCGGGGTGATTCTATCATCATAACTGTTTTTGAGGGGCGAAATCACCTGATCCGAAGAATGGTAGACTATATCGGGGCAGATGTTAAAAATCTGAAACGGATTGAGTACGCCGGACTCCAGGAAAAAGATCTCAACGTTGGACGCTGGCGCTACCTTCGTAAAGATGAAATCAACAACCTGAGAAAACTCGTCAAACTGGATACACTCGACTTTAACCAACCTGAATAA
- the hisI gene encoding phosphoribosyl-AMP cyclohydrolase, with the protein MKSKRFDSPKTKSKKEIELGSRLLPKFNEDGLIPCITTDASSREVLMFAWMNEEALSLTLKTGKATYYSRSRKKLWVKGESSGREQKVVQLLVDCDQDVIQLRVQVQGEGTCHNGYRSCFYRAVKNGSNDELEYVIEDRAFDPDEVYGA; encoded by the coding sequence ATGAAATCAAAACGTTTTGATAGCCCGAAAACCAAATCAAAAAAAGAGATTGAACTTGGCAGCCGGCTTCTGCCAAAATTCAATGAAGACGGACTCATACCGTGTATTACAACTGATGCTTCATCCCGGGAAGTTTTAATGTTTGCCTGGATGAATGAAGAGGCTCTGAGCCTGACATTGAAGACCGGCAAAGCAACGTACTACAGCCGAAGCCGGAAGAAATTGTGGGTGAAAGGAGAGAGCTCCGGACGGGAACAGAAAGTAGTGCAGCTGCTGGTTGATTGCGACCAGGATGTAATTCAGTTACGTGTGCAAGTACAGGGCGAGGGCACATGCCATAACGGGTACAGGAGCTGTTTTTACAGGGCCGTAAAAAACGGCAGCAATGATGAACTCGAATACGTGATTGAGGATCGGGCTTTCGATCCGGATGAAGTTTACGGTGCATAA
- the yidD gene encoding membrane protein insertion efficiency factor YidD codes for MRWIVIKFVRAYQLIISPWLGSNCLHTPTCSNYMIEAVEEWGAVKGVWLGLRRIGKCHPWGTSGYDPVPKRTSDRNKSEEQ; via the coding sequence ATTCGGTGGATTGTAATTAAATTTGTCCGAGCATATCAGCTTATCATTTCACCATGGCTTGGGTCGAACTGCCTCCATACCCCAACATGTTCCAATTATATGATCGAAGCCGTTGAAGAGTGGGGAGCGGTCAAAGGTGTGTGGTTAGGGTTGCGGCGCATCGGTAAATGCCATCCCTGGGGAACCTCGGGATATGATCCTGTGCCGAAACGAACATCAGACAGAAACAAAAGTGAAGAACAATGA